Proteins from a genomic interval of Gossypium hirsutum isolate 1008001.06 chromosome A09, Gossypium_hirsutum_v2.1, whole genome shotgun sequence:
- the LOC107889380 gene encoding DNA-directed RNA polymerase V subunit 5A, translated as MEGIGLEGDGSNGEALGKCLSGLVDDGSTESHRYFLSRRTVLEMLRDRGYAVPNTEIDLSLHEFRAIHGQSPDFDRLKLSVTHKTDSSKRMLVVFYGPGVVKVSGIRLIAGLITSKETLTGLILIVQNHITNQALKALDLFSFKVEIFQITDLLVNITKHVLKPQHRVLTEHEKQRLLQKYSIEEKQLPRLLKKDAIARYYGFEKGQVIKVTYGGEITESHVTYRCVW; from the exons ATGGAAGGGATTGGATTGGAAGGAGATGGGTCAAACGGGGAAGCTCTTGGGAAGTGCTTGAGTGGGTTGGTGGACGATGGTAGCACCGAGAGTCATCGATACTTCCTGTCCCGGAGAACTGTGCTGGAGATGCTTAGGGACAGAGGCTATGCCGTACCCAACACTGAAATCGACCTCTCTCTCCATGAATTTCGTGCCATTCATGGCCAAAGCCCTGATTTTGATCGTCTCAAACTCTCTGTTACTCATAAAACTGACTCTTCCAAGCGG ATGCTGGTAGTTTTCTATGGGCCTGGTGTAGTTAAAGTCAGTGGGATTCGGCTCATTGCTGGTCTAATTACTAGCAAAGAAACTTTGACCGGGTTGATATTAATCGTGCAAAACCACATAACAAACCAAGCTTTGAAAGCTTTAGACCTTTTCTCATTTAAGGTGGAGATATTCCAG ATTACTGACCTACTTGTTAATATCACAAAGCATGTGCTGAAGCCCCAGCACCGGGTACTAACAGAACATGAGAAACAAAGACTATTGCAGAAGTACAGCATAGAAGAAAAACAG CTCCCTCGACTGTTAAAAAAAGATGCCATTGCAAGATACTATGGTTTTGAAAAGGGTCAGGTGATAAAAGTTACATATGGGGGTGAAATCACTGAGTCACATGTTACTTATCGATGCGTCTGGTGA
- the LOC107889381 gene encoding mitochondrial fission 1 protein A yields the protein MEAKIGQFLESIGTFFGGGDQIPWCDRDVIAGCEREVADAAKGSSEEQKSESIMRLSWALVHSRQAEDVQRGIAMLEASLANSSSPLQQREKIYLLAVGYYRTGEFSRSRQLVGQCLEIAPDWRQALVLKKAVEERIAKDGVIGIGITATALGLIAGGIAAALTRRH from the exons ATGGAAGCGAAGATCGGGCAATTCCTTGAATCGATCGGGACCTTCTTCGGTGGTGGCGATCAGATCCCTTGGTGTGACCGCGACGTCATTGCC GGGTGTGAGAGAGAAGTTGCTGATGCTGCCAAGGGTAGTTCGGAGGAACAGAAGAGCGAAAGCATTATGCGACTTTCATGGGCGCTTGTTCACTCTAGGCAAGCTGAAGATGTGCAGCGTGGGATAGCTATGCTTGAAG CATCATTGGCCAATAGCAGCTCTCCGTTGCAGCAGAGGGAGAAAATTTACCTTCTAGCCGTTGGATATTACAGAACTGGTGAATTCTCAAGGAGTCGACAACTTGTGGGGCAGTGTCTGGAG ATTGCACCTGATTGGAGGCAAGCTCTAGTCCTTAAGAAAGCAGTTGAGGAGCGCATTGCTAAAG ATGGTGTTATTGGAATTGGTATCACTGCTACTGCTCTGGGGCTTATCGCCGGTGGAATTGCCGCAGCTTTGACTCGCAGGCACTGA
- the LOC107889376 gene encoding arginine/serine-rich coiled-coil protein 2 isoform X2 — MDSNLQTSPNSSDAKTAFRKPSTDSSNRQYRRRSPVSGLSSSEGSSPQRDRSISPIVSRDDLEKSADTRPGRDGRELDRDSRGNRYSRNGDSYRYSDRQSSRSSHGYSRHDKRADEDSKYDRFSSRSDRESRISNHSDHPRLASDLSRSKDYSQNAEKYSRDRYDGSGHRSRDKGKESPFLERYKDKDLSFDRVGSGRRHGKSLSEEMDRDRRRWDRDGRDEKVDYHRSWRDKKADHTSYEESRGHWNDSSSVRERDNDKRPSKDGYRSGHEDMDGLKPSKKERMKYDEGEVNVEKKDRYGRVGKEQFEDKSISDSKNQESPAKKSKLFSLGKGSDYGDEKLSNLEQAEETVERVTMGQVHSSNVDITNDLNAAKVAAMKAAELVNRNLIGAGHSNMTTEQKKKLLWGSKKSTPAEESGHRWDTALFGDRERQEKFNKLMSEVALVPMADCRV; from the exons ATGGACTCCAATTTACAGACTTCGCCTAATAGTTCTGATGCAAAAACAGCATTTCGTAAGCCTTCTACTGACTCATCTAACCGACAATATAGGCGTCGTTCTCCAGTCAGCGGGTTATCTTCATCTGAAG GAAGTTCTCCCCAGCGTGACCGCAGCATTAGTCCCATAGTTTCAAGGGACGATCTGGAAAAAAGTGCTGATACTCGACCGGGGAGAGATGGGAGAGAGTTGGATAGGGATTCTCGTGGGAATCGGTATAGTAGAAATGGTGATTCTTATAGATATTCCGATCGACAGTCTTCCAGGAGCTCTCATGGTTACTCCAGGCATGACAAGCGTGCAGATGAAGATAGCAAGTATGATAGATTTTCCTCCCGTTCTGATCGAGAATCAAGAATTAGCAATCATTCTGATCATCCAAGACTAGCAAGTGACCTTAGTAGGTCAAAAGACTATTCACAGAATGCTGAAAAATATTCTCGTGATAGATATGATGGTTCTGGACATAGGAGCAGGGACAAGGGGAAAGAATCACCATTTCTAGAGCGTTATAAGGATAAGGATTTGTCTTTTGACAGGGTTGGCTCTGGTAGGAGACATGGCAAATCTCTTTCTGAAGAGATGGATAGAGATCGAAGGAGGTGGGACAGAGATGGTCGAGATGAAAAAGTGGACTACCATAGAAGCTGGAGAGATAAAAAAGCCGATCACACTTCTTATGAAGAATCCAGGGGCCATTGGAATGATTCATCTTCTGTGAGGGAGAGGGACAATGATAAACGTCCCTCTAAAGATGGTTACAGGAGTGGGCACGAGGATATGGATGGCCTGAAGCCTTCAAAGAAGGAGAGAATGAAATATGATGAAGGGGAAGTTAATGTGGAAAAGAAGGATAGGTATGGTAGAGTAGGAAAGGAGCAGTTTGAAGACAAGTCTATATCTGACAGTAAAAATCAGGAGTCTCCAGCTAAGAAGTCGAAACTCTTTAGCTTGGGCAAGGGCTCTGATTATG GTGATGAAAAATTGTCAAATTTGGAGCAAGCTGAGGAGACAGTTGAAAGAGTGACCATGGGACAGGTCCATAGCAGTAATGTTGACATCACTAACGACCTAAATGCTGCAAAAGTTGCTGCAATGAAAGCTGCTGAATTAG TTAATAGGAACCTCATTGGGGCAGGCCACAGTAATATGACAACGGAGCAAAAAAAGAAATTGCTGTGGGGGAGCAAGAAAAGCACTCCTGCAGAAGAG TCTGGTCATCGCTGGGATACTGCACTATTTGGTGATCGTGAGCGACAAGAGAAGTTCAATaaactcatg TCTGAGGTTGCCTTGGTACCTATGGCCGATTGTAGGGTGTGA
- the LOC107889377 gene encoding uncharacterized protein, whose amino-acid sequence MTMPLGVALEMAKMVWIALSGWVCSCLTIADEVAASLRSGDIGPFHVG is encoded by the coding sequence ATGACGATGCCATTGGGCGTGGCTCTAGAGATGGCAAAGATGGTGTGGATAGCTTTAAGTGGGTGGGTTTGTTCTTGCTTGACAATTGCTGATGAAGTCGCTGCCTCTCTCAGAAGCGGTGATATTGGTCCCTTCCACGTTGGCTAA
- the LOC107890090 gene encoding trafficking protein particle complex subunit 3 — MPPAAPRSGDAIFASVERVNAELFTLTYGAIVRQLLTDLEEVEEVNKQLDQMGYNIGIRLIDEFLAKSNVSRCVDFKETAEMIAKVGFKMFLGVTASVMNWDADGTCCSIVLEDNPLVDFVELPDTCQGLYYCNILSGVIRGALEMVAMKTEVTWIRDMLRGDDAYELQVKLLKQVPEEYPYKDDE; from the exons ATGCCTCCCGCCGCTCCTCGATCCGGAGATGCGATCTTCGCCAGCGTAGAACGCGTG AATGCAGAACTATTCACTTTGACTTATGGAGCAATAGTGCGTCAATTGCTTACTGACTTGGAGGAGGTTGAGGAGGTTAACAAACAGCTTGATCAAAT GGGCTATAATATAGGAATTAGACTAATTGATGAGTTTCTAGCAAAATCAAATGTGTCCAGATGTGTTGACTTTAAGGAGACAGCGGAAATGATTGCAAAG GTGGGTTTCAAAATGTTCCTTGGGGTCACTGCATCTGTCATGAACTGGGATGCTGATGGCACTTGTTGCAGCATTGTTTTGGAGGATAATCCCCTTGTGGACTTTGTAGAGCTTCCTGATACTTGTCAAGGCCTCTACTATTGCAACATTTTAAGTGGTGTCATAAGAGGAGCCCTAGAGATG GTGGCAATGAAGACGGAAGTCACCTGGATTCGTGATATGCTTAGAGGAGATGATGCATATGAGTTGCAGGTTAAACTTTTGAAGCAAGTTCCAGAAGAGTATCCTTACAAGGATGATGAATAA
- the LOC107889376 gene encoding arginine/serine-rich coiled-coil protein 2 isoform X1 → MDSNLQTSPNSSDAKTAFRKPSTDSSNRQYRRRSPVSGLSSSEGSSPQRDRSISPIVSRDDLEKSADTRPGRDGRELDRDSRGNRYSRNGDSYRYSDRQSSRSSHGYSRHDKRADEDSKYDRFSSRSDRESRISNHSDHPRLASDLSRSKDYSQNAEKYSRDRYDGSGHRSRDKGKESPFLERYKDKDLSFDRVGSGRRHGKSLSEEMDRDRRRWDRDGRDEKVDYHRSWRDKKADHTSYEESRGHWNDSSSVRERDNDKRPSKDGYRSGHEDMDGLKPSKKERMKYDEGEVNVEKKDRYGRVGKEQFEDKSISDSKNQESPAKKSKLFSLGKGSDYGDEKLSNLEQAEETVERVTMGQVHSSNVDITNDLNAAKVAAMKAAELVNRNLIGAGHSNMTTEQKKKLLWGSKKSTPAEESGHRWDTALFGDRERQEKFNKLMGVKGDVKVEHKADNQDAEKQRELQLDLEKQYTAGLRRRDGRTVGLGL, encoded by the exons ATGGACTCCAATTTACAGACTTCGCCTAATAGTTCTGATGCAAAAACAGCATTTCGTAAGCCTTCTACTGACTCATCTAACCGACAATATAGGCGTCGTTCTCCAGTCAGCGGGTTATCTTCATCTGAAG GAAGTTCTCCCCAGCGTGACCGCAGCATTAGTCCCATAGTTTCAAGGGACGATCTGGAAAAAAGTGCTGATACTCGACCGGGGAGAGATGGGAGAGAGTTGGATAGGGATTCTCGTGGGAATCGGTATAGTAGAAATGGTGATTCTTATAGATATTCCGATCGACAGTCTTCCAGGAGCTCTCATGGTTACTCCAGGCATGACAAGCGTGCAGATGAAGATAGCAAGTATGATAGATTTTCCTCCCGTTCTGATCGAGAATCAAGAATTAGCAATCATTCTGATCATCCAAGACTAGCAAGTGACCTTAGTAGGTCAAAAGACTATTCACAGAATGCTGAAAAATATTCTCGTGATAGATATGATGGTTCTGGACATAGGAGCAGGGACAAGGGGAAAGAATCACCATTTCTAGAGCGTTATAAGGATAAGGATTTGTCTTTTGACAGGGTTGGCTCTGGTAGGAGACATGGCAAATCTCTTTCTGAAGAGATGGATAGAGATCGAAGGAGGTGGGACAGAGATGGTCGAGATGAAAAAGTGGACTACCATAGAAGCTGGAGAGATAAAAAAGCCGATCACACTTCTTATGAAGAATCCAGGGGCCATTGGAATGATTCATCTTCTGTGAGGGAGAGGGACAATGATAAACGTCCCTCTAAAGATGGTTACAGGAGTGGGCACGAGGATATGGATGGCCTGAAGCCTTCAAAGAAGGAGAGAATGAAATATGATGAAGGGGAAGTTAATGTGGAAAAGAAGGATAGGTATGGTAGAGTAGGAAAGGAGCAGTTTGAAGACAAGTCTATATCTGACAGTAAAAATCAGGAGTCTCCAGCTAAGAAGTCGAAACTCTTTAGCTTGGGCAAGGGCTCTGATTATG GTGATGAAAAATTGTCAAATTTGGAGCAAGCTGAGGAGACAGTTGAAAGAGTGACCATGGGACAGGTCCATAGCAGTAATGTTGACATCACTAACGACCTAAATGCTGCAAAAGTTGCTGCAATGAAAGCTGCTGAATTAG TTAATAGGAACCTCATTGGGGCAGGCCACAGTAATATGACAACGGAGCAAAAAAAGAAATTGCTGTGGGGGAGCAAGAAAAGCACTCCTGCAGAAGAG TCTGGTCATCGCTGGGATACTGCACTATTTGGTGATCGTGAGCGACAAGAGAAGTTCAATaaactcatg GGTGTGAAAGGGGATGTGAAGGTGGAGCATAAAGCTGACAATCAAGATGCAGAGAAGCAGCGGGAGCTCCAGCTGGATTTGGAGAAGCAGTACACAGCCGGACTTAGACGAAGGGATGGTCGCACTGTTGGATTAGGTCTTTAA